The following are encoded together in the Theileria orientalis strain Shintoku DNA, chromosome 1, complete genome genome:
- a CDS encoding uncharacterized protein (D111/G-patch domain containing protein), producing the protein MANNRRKGTSSLGFVSGGTLNVSKVDSSINEDDETPENKEILEDSDVELNSDEDFISNIINYDDYIVVDDEEEDYEGNEEYNREIMSKQVQFQNKRSRRYSRYESREKEESEMGYNEDNIQKMYGKGLNMLKKMGYKGGALGRDGKGLVKPLLFTTNKTKDNVTYKIERSETYETTESGERVGKEMNWLTQLENIYKELVDKNETIKKNKRELETNNVKLGAEIKQIKEQIRKKAKKLETIKLIKPTIVYNYKEYILLLDETNLQGIVVKKLLVLLNSLNQLKVNNKLYKTAIKLTFKKVFIPEYYNNIEDYRKVFESLPTINKYYRNKYNSEYDEDEKGYMKKVYNYYIINELIKYYRDEWNIMNIDEGINIYQKICEYLSECYSNENKYEDEKYINNEFNDEYSGKYGGREEVEENKLLTSNRKENDNGLSRLLRTILNKLRSYMERSKLKSLYNSHIVMFAWLQYLNDQQIEGLANKYMEELFKREESLIPSYEVEYQQKSANSGSDGGSKVKIYENIQSNWGKLMADKEVFGDKVYNKLYTQLNSMNYNYYDENREKLKELVNNVVEWVVILGNDGVVRLISSTLMHKFGRSVREKVANLSERYMEMKEDGRSDDDEEEEEGVVESDQLNVKRKKLIQLMEDIEESYMYFKSILPDYVNSNRDVQVNHYKVILKSMESFMNLIEASKSK; encoded by the exons atggcTAATAATAGAAGAAAGGGCACGTCTTCCTTAGGGTTTGTATCTGGAGGTACGTTGAACGTGTCGAAAGTGGATTCTTCTATTAATGAAGACGATGAAACGCCTGAAAATAAGGAAATCCTAGAAGACTCAGATGTGGAATTGAACTCAGACGAAGACTTCATAAGTAATATAATCAACTATGACGATTACATAGTGGTggatgatgaagaagaagattaTGAAGGAAACGAAGAATATAATAGGGAAATAATGAGTAAACAAGTACAATTCCAGAACAAGAGAAGTAGAAGATATAGCAGATATGAAAGTagagaaaaggaggaaagtGAGATGGGATACAACGAAGACAATATACAGAAGATGTACGGAAAAGGATTGAACATGTTAAAGAAAATGGGATATAAAGGAGGAGCACTGGGAAGAGATGGAAAAGGATTGGTCAAGCCACTGTTGTttacaacaaataaaacaaaagaTAACGTGAcgtataaaatagaaaggTCAGAAACATATGAAACAACAGAAAGTGGAGAAAGAGTAGGAAAGGAAATGAATTGGTTAACACAAttagaaaatatatacaaagaATTAGTAGATAAGAATGAGAcgataaagaaaaataaaagggaATTAGAAACAAATAACGTTAAACTAGGAGCggaaataaaacaaataaaagaaCAGATAAGAAAGAAGGCTAAGAAGTTGGAAACAATTAAGTTGATAAAACCAACGATAGTATATAACTACAAAGAGTATATACTGCTGTTGGAtgaaacaaatttacaagGAATT GTAGTAAAAAAGTTACTTGTACTATTGAATTCACTGAATCAATTGAAAGTTAACaataaattgtataaaacaGCAATTAAATTAACCTTTAAAAAAGTATTTATACCAGAGtattacaataatatagAAGACTATAGGAAGGTGTTTGAATCGTTGCCAACAATAAACAAGTACTATAGAAATAAGTATAACAGTGAATAcgatgaagatgaaaaggGATATATGAAGAAAGTGTACAactattatataattaatgaGCTTATAAAGTATTATAGAGATGAGTGGaatataatgaatataGATGAaggaataaatatatatcagAAGATATGTGAGTATTTAAGTGAATGTTACagtaatgaaaataaatatgaagatgaaaagtacataaataatgaatttAACGACGAATATAGTGGAAAATATGGTGGCAGAgaagaagtggaagaaaataagttattaaCGAGTAATAGGAAGGAGAATGATAATGGATTGAGTAGATTACTGAGGACAATATTGAATAAGTTAAGAAGTTATATGGAGAGAAGTAAGCTGAAAAGTTTATATAACTCACACATAGTAATGTTTGCATGGCTGCAATACCTGAATGATCAACAAATAGAAGGACTGGcgaataaatatatggaAGAGTTGTTTAAAAGAGAGGAAAGCTTGATACCAAGTTACGAAGTGGAATATCAACAAAAAAGTGCTAATAGTGGTAGTGATGGAGGTagtaaagttaaaatatatgaaaaCATTCAGAGTAATTGGGGCAAGCTGATGGCAGATAAGGAAGTATTCGGAGATaaagtgtataataaactgTACACACAGTTGAACTCAATGAACTATAACTACTACGACGAAAATAGAGAAAAGTTAAAAGAGTTGGTGAACAATGTAGTGGAGTGGGTTGTGATACTGGGAAACGATGGCGTGGTTAGACTGATATCGAGTACGCTGATGCATAAATTTGGCAGGTCAGTAAGAGAAAAGGTGGCAAATTTATCAGAACGGTACATGGAAATGAAGGAAGATGGGAGAagtgatgatgatgaagaagaagaagaaggagtagTTGAGTCGGATCAATTGAAcgtgaaaaggaaaaaattgaTACAATTGATGGAAGACATAGAGGAAagttatatgtattttaagtCGATACTGCCAGATTATGTTAACAGCAACAGAGATGTGCAAGTTAATCACTACAAAGTGATACTGAAGAGTATGGAGTCGTTCATGAATTTAATAGAAGcaagtaaaagtaaatga
- a CDS encoding 30S ribosomal protein S16, whose translation MCNTEQKMGVNRLFLPYYSKTRGPPRLRFQVMGKRGKKFLMLVAANQRDPRDGKHMEVLGSVQRKPLNPIPSAIGENHESLSEIRLRFSRIKFWLGVGCDMNVPVATVLSQANLIPPHPPKYGERTRGHFHLLSQLAQARERVHLSRVKSFLLKESAWHNEEEEVYKPDLEETPARIVKDRLYPRELKELDIPIHFDETEKELDTTKKVVRKLVR comes from the exons ATGTGTAATACTGAACAGAAGATGGGAGTAAATAGACTGTTCTTGCCATACTATTCTAAAACAAGAGGACCTCCCAGGTTGAGGTTCCAAGTAATGGGCAAAAGAG GTAAAAAGTTCCTAATGCTCGTAGCGGCGAACCAAAGGGATCCCAGGGACGGCAAACACATGGAGGTGCTGGGCAGCGTCCAGAGAAAACCCTTGAATCCAATCCCCTCGGCAATAGGCGAAAACCACGAGAGCTTATCGGAAATAAGACTGAGGTTCAGCAGAATTAAGTTCTGGCTCGGCGTGGGCTGCGACATGAACGTGCCGGTGGCCACGGTTCTCTCTCAGGCGAACCTGATTCCTCCACATCCCCCGAAGTACGGGGAGAGGACGAGGGGGCACTTCCACCTGCTCTCGCAGCTGGCGCAGGCTAGGGAGCGGGTGCACCTGAGCAGAGTGAAATCGTTCCTGTTGAAGGAGAGTGCGTGGCacaacgaggaggaggaggtgTACAAACCGGACCTGGAGGAGACACCTGCCAGAATCGTCAAGGACAGGCTGTACCCTagggagctgaaggagctggataTCCCAATACACTTCGACGAAACTgaaaaggagctggacACTACCAAAAAGGTAGTAAGGAAGCTGGTCAGATGA
- a CDS encoding clathrin-adaptor chain — protein MGGISGIYILDLKGRLIICRNYKADILTNVCDAFYEHVILQDSGAIKPVFHTEGCTFSWISQNGIYFIAVAASNYNVSLSIAFLYRFINVLTSYFKHLSEESIRENFVVVYELLDEMLDNGFPQVTEVSILREFIKNQYHQMTIDKVRAPNTMTNVVSWRKEGIKHKKNELFLDVIESLDLILSASGTVLRSEIRGCLKMKSYLSNMPEVYLCLNDKLLFDMDAAEKGALGQPANYSDKYGAKFGTVELEDVKFHQCVELTKFNTDRTISFIPPDGEFELMTYRLRCRVKPLFSVYVTFSYKSNSRIEFYVKATSQFKSKSMATNVEFLIPVPSDVNCPEFNPTQGSVKYLPDQDAILWYVKQFQGDKVYTMFASFGLPSVSDEAREMFSKNPVKIKFEIPYYTVSGINVKHLRITDRSGYKALPWVRYITKNGDYQLRMS, from the coding sequence atGGGAGGAATCAGTGGAATATACATACTCGACCTGAAGGGGAGGCTGATCATATGCCGCAACTATAAAGCGGACATTCTGACGAACGTGTGCGACGCCTTCTACGAACACGTGATACTACAGGATTCGGGAGCAATCAAGCCAGTATTCCACACGGAAGGGTGCACATTCTCGTGGATATCGCAAAACGGAATATACTTCATAGCAGTGGCAGCATCAAACTACAACGTGTCGCTCTCAATAGCGTTCCTATACAGATTCATCAACGTGCTCACGAGCTACTTCAAGCACCTGAGCGAGGAAAGCATCAGAGAAAACTTCGTGGTGGTCtacgagctgctggacgaaaTGCTGGACAACGGGTTCCCTCAGGTGACGGAGGTGAGCATTCTGCGCGAGTTCATCAAAAACCAGTACCACCAAATGACAATCGACAAGGTGCGAGCGCCGAACACAATGACCAACGTGGTCTCGTGGAGAAAGGAGGGCATCAAGCACAAGAAAAACGAGCTATTCCTGGACGTGATTGAGAGCCTGGACCTGATCCTCTCGGCGAGCGGCACAGTGCTGCGCTCGGAGATCAGAGGCTGCCTGAAGATGAAGTCGTACCTGTCGAACATGCCCGAGGTCTACCTCTGCCTGAACGACAAGCTGCTCTTCGACATGGACGCGGCGGAGAAGGGCGCGCTGGGCCAGCCGGCCAACTACTCGGACAAGTACGGCGCCAAGTTCGGCACCGTCGAGCTCGAGGACGTCAAGTTCCACCAGTGCGTGGAGCTCACGAAGTTTAACACGGATCGCACAATCAGCTTCATCCCGCCCGACGGAGAGTTTGAGCTGATGACCTACAGGCTGCGCTGCAGAGTTAAGCCGCTCTTCTCAGTCTACGTGACCTTCAGCTACAAGTCGAACAGCAGGATCGAGTTCTACGTGAAGGCGACCTCGCAGTTCAAGTCTAAGTCGATGGCGACGAACGTGGAGTTCCTGATCCCGGTGCCCTCGGACGTTAACTGCCCTGAGTTTAACCCGACGCAGGGGAGCGTTAAGTACCTGCCGGACCAGGACGCGATACTCTGGTACGTGAAGCAGTTCCAGGGCGACAAGGTGTACACGATGTTCGCGTCCTTCGGACTGCCCTCGGTCTCCGACGAGGCGCGGGAGATGTTCTCCAAGAACCCCGTGAAGATCAAGTTCGAGATTCCGTACTACACGGTCTCGGGGATCAACGTGAAGCACCTGAGAATCACGGACAGGAGCGGCTACAAGGCGCTGCCCTGGGTGCGCTACATAACGAAAAACGGAGACTATCAGCTCAGAATGTCGTAa
- a CDS encoding 26S proteasome subunit — MKDKDAESDEKKKTQPLSETEGVGPYAAPIRTADNDIKDIINRINKLSGVKESDTGLNPPHMWDLVLDQRSLQEGAPLQVARCTNIIDPGTPQAKYIINVKQIAKFVVGLGDKAAATDIEEGIRVGVDRNKYKIQITLPPKIDPSVTMMTVEEKPNITYNDIGGCKDQLEKLREVVEMPLLQPERFVQLGIDPPNGVLLYGPPGTGKTLTARAVANRTDACFICVIGSELVQKYVGEGARLVRELFQLARSKKACILFIDEVDAIGGSRGEDSSNGDHEVQRTMLEIVNQLDGFDSRGNIKVLMATNRPDTLDSALLRPGRIDRRIEFGLPDLEGRKHIFKIHSRTMSVDKNIRYELLARLCPNSTGADLRSVCTEAGMFAIRARRKSISEKDLIDAISKVIKGYKKFSATGRYMVYN, encoded by the exons atgaaggaCAAAGATGCTGAATCtgatgaaaaaaagaaaactCAGCCGCTTTCTGAGACTGAg GGTGTAGGTCCGTACGCAGCTCCAATTAGAACGGCCGACAATGATATAAAGGACATAATTAACAGAATCAATAAACTATCAG GTGTAAAGGAAAGCGACACTGGACTGAATCCACCACATATGTGGGACTTGGTGCTCGACCAGAGGTCATTACAGGAAGGAGCACCGCTGCAGGTCGCAAGGTGTACAAACATCATCGACCCCGGGACTCCTCAGGccaaatatataatcaaCGTGAAGCAAATCGCTAAATTCGTAGTG GGCTTGGGAGACAAGGCGGCGGCAACGGACATAGAAGAAGGAATAAGAGTTGG AGTTGATCgtaacaaatataaaatacaaataacgCTGCCGCCAAAAATAGACCCATCGGTCACGATGATGACAGTGGAAGAGAAGCCGAACATAACATACAACGACATAG GCGGATGCAAGGATCAGCTGGAAAAGCTACGTGAAGTAGTAGAAATGCCACTGTTGCAGCCAGAGAGGTTTGTGCAGCTGGGAATAGACCCACCGAATGGAGTGTTGCTGTACGGGCCGCCAGGAACAGGGAAGACGTTGACAGCAAGAGCAGTGGCGAATAGAACAGACGCATGTTTTATCTGTGTTATCGGATCAGAGCTAGTGCAGAA GTACGTGGGAGAAGGAGCTAGATTGGTCAGAGAATTGTTTCAGCTGGCACGAAGTAAGAAGGCGTGCATACTGTTCATCGATGAGGTGGACGCAATAGGAGGCTCAAGAGGAGAAGACTCGTCAAACGGAGACCACGAAGTGCAAAGAACAATGCTCGAAATAGTTAATCAACTGGACGGATTTGATTCAAGAGGAAACATAAAGGTGCTTATGGCAACAAATCGTCCAGATACACTGGATTCAGCACTGCTGAGACCAGGAAGAATAGATAGAAGAATAGAATTTGGATTGCCAGATTTGGAG GGGAGAAAACACatctttaaaatacactcGAGAACAATGAGCGtggataaaaacataaggTACGAGCTGCTGGCGAGACTGTGCCCGAACAGCACAGGAGCAGACCTGAGAAGCGTGTGCACAGAAGCAGGAATGTTCGCAATCAGAGCAAGAAGAAAAAGCATATCAGAAAAGGACCTGATTGACGCAATCTCGAAGGTAATCAAAGGATACAAAAAGTTCTCAGCAACAGGAAGGTACATGGTTTATAACTGA